The region ATATTATGAAGGTCTTTCTCCCTTTTTATCTCGTGACCAAACATACTTATAAAGCTTTTGTTTACCATAAGGTTGCCGTCCTTATGTACGTAAACTACACCTACAGGTAGAGCATTTATAAGTCCTTCAAGCATTTTCTTGTCATTCTCAAGCTTAGTGTATATTTTTTGAAGTTCCTCTCTCATCTTTTCAAAAGCCTGTGAAAGTTCCTCTATTTCATCACCCGTAGGAAAAACATTAACCCTCACTGAAAAATTTCCCTTGGCTATATCTTTAACCTTTGAGGAAAGTCTCTCAAGGGGAAGGCTTATATGTCTGGCTATTAGATTACTAAACCATACGGTAGCCAGAAGTGTAAAGAGGGTTATAAGCACCAGAAAGTACACGTAGATACCAGACACAACATCCCTTGATTTGACGAGATTTCTCAACTGTCTTGAAACATCATAAAGAGAGTTTATGTTTTTGATAGTATCTTTATCTTTCTTGAGGGTTATTTTGTATCCATCAACACACAGCACTACGCTACTTTCTTCTATAGTTTCCTTACAATCCTTTGAAGTGCTTATGTTTTCAACTTCTTTCAATCCCTTCAGATAAGCCCTGGGATCCTCACCTTTGTTTATCAAGAAAGTAAAAAATTCCCTGTAAAGCCTTAGCTTTTCTCGTTCCCTCCTTTCAAGGTTGCTTTGTAAAAGTTCCGACTTTTGCGCTATATCCTTGAGTTGTGAGCTTACCAATGTCTTTGTAGATTGCACGAGGATAAGCGATGTGGCGAAATTCAAAAAGAGTATAGGTACGAATATGTAAAGGAGCAAAGCCTGTGACAGCTTCTTTCTGAGTTTCTTTTTTGAACCTTCAAGATAAACCTTTATAAACTTCCTGAAAAACACCACAAAGGCTATCACCAAAACCAGTAGATCTACGTTTATAGCGAGAAGTATGATAGGGAAGCCTACGTGCCAAACTTTTCTGAGATTGTCAAGTAACGCTACGTTTATACCGAGAAAGGTGAGGAAAAAGAGGATAAATGTTAAGTAAAGCTTCACACCATACCCTTCTCCTTTATGTGCTGATGTTTTATCACTTCACCTTCCGACCAATAAACAGCCATCTCGGCTATATTTTCCGCATGATCAGCCATGCGCTCAAAGTGTCTGCCGACAAAAGATAGATTTATTACCTTCTTTATGTTTCTCGGATCTTCCATTACGTAAGTTATAAGCTCCCTCTCCAGCTGATGGTAAAGCTCGTCAACAGTATCATCTCTCGCTATAACTCTCTTTGCAAGCTCCACATCCCTTTGGAAGAAACTTATCACAGCATCTTCTATCATGTCTTTAACATGACCCGCCATCAAGGTCAAATTAACGTAAGGTTTTAAAGGTGGTTCTTGAGCGAGCAGTATAGATCTTTCCGCTATATTTTCCGCTTCATCACCGATTCTTTCTAAATCGGATACGACCTTGTAAATACCCATTATGAGTCTGAGATCCACAGCTTCAGGTTGGTACAGAGCTATCATTCTTATACAGCGCCTCTCTATTTCCACTTCAAGCTTGTCTATATCATCGTCACCCTTTATTATGTTTTCGGCTACTTCAACATCTTGTTTATTGAGAGACTCTATGGCTTTCTCTACAGCGGTTTTTGCAAGACCAGCCATCTTAAGCACCAGTTGTTTCGTCTCTTCAAGCTCTTCAAAAAGCTTCATCTTAATCCTCCTATCCTTTTTAAATATAATCTTAGCTTTGCAACGTTAAGAATTTGTTAATTTCTTTTAAAAACTTTATAAACTGCGGAAAAGTCAAGATCCCCAAGACCAATGGATCTGGCTTTACCGTAAGCCTCCTTTACGTTTTGAAGTGCGAAAGAAAAAGCCTTTATATCTCTAAGTAAATCCTGTGCATAATGAAGATCCTTGTATATGAGATCAACAGAAAAGTGCGTTGAGAAATCCTCTTTAAGTAGCTTCTGTTTCTTGACCTCAAGTATGTATGACTTACCCGCACCATCTGAAAGTATATTTATAACAAGCTCCTTGTCAAAGCCTGAGAGTTCGCCTATAGCCAAGGCCTCAGCAATAACTTCCATGAATCCTCCCAGAACTATGTTGTTTATGAGCTTGAGCTTTGTCCCGTTGCCAGCTTTACCTACGTAGTATACAGATTTGCAGAACTTCTTAAAAAGCTCCACATTTTCGTCAAACTTTTCCTTATCGCCACTCACAAGTATAGTAAGCTCTCCCTTTTGGGCAGGTATAACGCTTCCCAGTACAGGCGCATCAAGATAGTATGCTCCATAACTTTTAAGTTCGTGATAAGCCCTTTCAGCGTAAGCGTAGTGATTGGTCGTCATGTCTATCACAGTCTTACCTTCTATATTCCCTTCCGTAAGTCCATTCTTTCCGAAGATGACCTCCTCAGAAGCTTGACTGTCAAAGACTATCAAGAAAACC is a window of Hydrogenobacter sp. DNA encoding:
- a CDS encoding HAMP domain-containing protein, whose translation is MKLYLTFILFFLTFLGINVALLDNLRKVWHVGFPIILLAINVDLLVLVIAFVVFFRKFIKVYLEGSKKKLRKKLSQALLLYIFVPILFLNFATSLILVQSTKTLVSSQLKDIAQKSELLQSNLERREREKLRLYREFFTFLINKGEDPRAYLKGLKEVENISTSKDCKETIEESSVVLCVDGYKITLKKDKDTIKNINSLYDVSRQLRNLVKSRDVVSGIYVYFLVLITLFTLLATVWFSNLIARHISLPLERLSSKVKDIAKGNFSVRVNVFPTGDEIEELSQAFEKMREELQKIYTKLENDKKMLEGLINALPVGVVYVHKDGNLMVNKSFISMFGHEIKREKDLHNIQKMAHIREVVIENSEGKVFIYEDLKPVILSERFRTWQYAVKRIAHEIKNPLTPISLNLERTLRLLEREPLSVEKIKESISLVLEEIGRIRDIVNKFRDLSADREPKLVDLSLKQLIGELSKLYMGISVEVYGDKKVYGDKDMLRDMFLNLLNNSVEWGAKKVKIDIKEDELEYIDDGVGIEEGKEEIIFIPYHSESPQGMGLGLAVVKHIAQVHGWSVKALHDPAGFHLIVDFRST
- the phoU gene encoding phosphate signaling complex protein PhoU — protein: MKLFEELEETKQLVLKMAGLAKTAVEKAIESLNKQDVEVAENIIKGDDDIDKLEVEIERRCIRMIALYQPEAVDLRLIMGIYKVVSDLERIGDEAENIAERSILLAQEPPLKPYVNLTLMAGHVKDMIEDAVISFFQRDVELAKRVIARDDTVDELYHQLERELITYVMEDPRNIKKVINLSFVGRHFERMADHAENIAEMAVYWSEGEVIKHQHIKEKGMV
- a CDS encoding NAD(P)-dependent oxidoreductase, which translates into the protein MKVGFVGLGHLGREIAKRLLSQGVDLIVWNRTREKAVELGVPIANSPADLISQVEKVFLIVFDSQASEEVIFGKNGLTEGNIEGKTVIDMTTNHYAYAERAYHELKSYGAYYLDAPVLGSVIPAQKGELTILVSGDKEKFDENVELFKKFCKSVYYVGKAGNGTKLKLINNIVLGGFMEVIAEALAIGELSGFDKELVINILSDGAGKSYILEVKKQKLLKEDFSTHFSVDLIYKDLHYAQDLLRDIKAFSFALQNVKEAYGKARSIGLGDLDFSAVYKVFKRN